One part of the Dinoroseobacter shibae DFL 12 = DSM 16493 genome encodes these proteins:
- a CDS encoding branched-chain amino acid ABC transporter permease has protein sequence MAEYLHFVLAPQMLNGLALGVSVILVALGLTIIFGLLDVINMSHGEFYAVGAYGALALAAFGVNYWVLMAMVPLMMIPLGIVTERYLIRRVYDGADRHVSTLLLTFGLGLIAEDVLKIIFGPNTQRPENPLPGATDLMGIFIPTYRLFLIAISAAVILAVAFVVYRTRLGAIVRAASFDRNMAASLGVRVGWVYSGAFAFGVALAGLAGVLLAPIYSVFPTMGRDFILIAFTVVIVGGMGSIWGAVVAGIVLTQIQAISSLVISPVWSEPIVFGVMVLVLMFRPQGLFGRIGHA, from the coding sequence ATGGCAGAGTATCTGCATTTCGTTCTGGCTCCGCAGATGCTCAACGGCCTGGCGCTCGGGGTCTCCGTGATCCTTGTGGCGCTGGGTCTGACGATCATCTTCGGTTTGCTGGATGTCATCAACATGAGCCACGGCGAATTCTACGCCGTGGGGGCCTATGGCGCGCTGGCGCTGGCCGCCTTCGGCGTCAACTACTGGGTGCTGATGGCGATGGTTCCACTAATGATGATCCCGCTCGGGATCGTCACGGAACGCTACCTGATCCGACGCGTCTATGACGGTGCGGACAGGCACGTCTCGACCCTGCTGCTGACCTTCGGCCTGGGGCTCATTGCCGAGGATGTGCTGAAGATCATCTTCGGGCCAAACACGCAGCGGCCCGAAAACCCACTGCCCGGTGCGACCGACCTGATGGGCATCTTCATTCCCACCTACCGCCTGTTCCTGATCGCCATCAGCGCCGCCGTCATCCTTGCCGTGGCGTTCGTCGTCTACCGCACACGGCTCGGTGCGATCGTGCGCGCGGCCTCTTTCGACCGCAACATGGCGGCCAGCCTCGGGGTGCGCGTCGGCTGGGTCTATTCCGGCGCATTCGCCTTTGGCGTGGCGCTGGCGGGTCTGGCGGGCGTGCTGCTGGCGCCGATCTATTCGGTGTTCCCGACCATGGGACGCGATTTCATCCTGATCGCCTTCACGGTCGTGATCGTCGGCGGCATGGGGTCGATCTGGGGCGCTGTGGTCGCGGGGATCGTGCTGACGCAGATTCAGGCGATTTCTAGCCTCGTCATCTCACCCGTCTGGTCCGAACCCATCGTGTTCGGTGTCATGGTGCTGGTGCTGATGTTCCGCCCGCAGGGCCTGTTCGGGAGGATCGGCCATGCATGA
- a CDS encoding enoyl-CoA hydratase/isomerase family protein yields MTNPYSDRPLLSKLDGFRIEVDAEAERGDIVLERAPMNVISMDQRDQLRAAFEALDADDAVRVIVLRAEGEHFSSGGYIHGFLDASPEHVSHLADNVAAPWRCAKPVIAANKGYTFGVGFEISLACDFRIAAKSTFYALPEQKLGQIPGSGGSARLQALIGLARTKDVVMRSRRISGQQAFDWGIAVELVEDDKLEEATAKLVNELRSFSPMAQRTAKKLLNDSENATVATGIELEGHCYSRLRQSEDFAEGVKAFHEKRKPTFVGR; encoded by the coding sequence ATGACAAACCCCTATTCCGACCGACCGCTGCTGTCCAAACTCGACGGATTCCGCATCGAGGTGGACGCCGAAGCCGAACGCGGCGACATCGTTCTGGAGCGCGCCCCGATGAACGTGATCTCGATGGATCAGCGCGACCAGCTGCGCGCGGCGTTCGAGGCGCTGGATGCCGATGACGCGGTTCGGGTCATCGTGCTGCGGGCGGAGGGTGAGCATTTTTCGTCAGGTGGCTATATTCACGGCTTCCTCGATGCATCGCCCGAGCATGTCAGCCATCTGGCCGACAATGTCGCGGCCCCCTGGCGCTGCGCCAAGCCGGTGATCGCGGCGAACAAGGGCTACACTTTCGGCGTCGGTTTCGAAATCTCGCTGGCCTGCGATTTCCGCATCGCCGCCAAATCCACCTTCTATGCGCTGCCCGAGCAAAAGCTGGGCCAGATCCCCGGCTCGGGCGGTTCGGCGCGGTTGCAGGCGCTGATCGGGCTGGCACGCACCAAGGACGTGGTCATGCGCTCGCGCCGGATCTCTGGCCAGCAGGCCTTTGACTGGGGGATCGCGGTCGAGCTGGTCGAGGATGACAAGCTGGAGGAAGCGACCGCCAAGCTGGTGAACGAGCTGCGCAGCTTTTCACCGATGGCGCAACGCACTGCGAAGAAACTGCTCAACGACAGCGAAAACGCGACCGTGGCCACCGGCATCGAACTCGAAGGCCACTGCTATAGCCGCCTTCGCCAATCCGAAGATTTCGCCGAGGGCGTCAAGGCCTTTCACGAAAAGCGCAAACCGACATTTGTCGGCCGCTAA
- a CDS encoding type II toxin-antitoxin system PrlF family antitoxin: MTALAQDVSKLTDRYQTTVPAGVRKQLKLGKGDQIRYCTEPSGRVYIEPVRSDEEDPALGAFLDFVEADIKAHPDRIRAFDGVLHDRLAALVGDVDVDLDAPLSLEDE, encoded by the coding sequence ATGACAGCCCTCGCACAAGATGTCTCGAAACTCACGGATCGGTATCAGACGACCGTGCCGGCGGGTGTTCGCAAGCAGCTCAAGCTGGGCAAGGGCGACCAAATCCGCTACTGTACCGAGCCGAGTGGCAGGGTCTATATCGAGCCTGTGCGCAGCGACGAGGAAGATCCCGCGCTCGGAGCCTTTCTCGATTTTGTCGAAGCCGATATCAAGGCGCATCCGGACCGCATTCGTGCATTCGATGGGGTTTTGCATGACCGTCTTGCAGCACTGGTCGGAGACGTTGACGTCGATCTCGATGCGCCGCTCTCGCTCGAGGATGAATGA
- a CDS encoding ABC transporter ATP-binding protein: protein MLSIENLHSHYGLSHVIQGVSLDVGRGEILGVFGRNGVGKTTLLKNIAGWVKPSSGSIRMDGKQIGGDEPDAINRAGLAIVPEDRRIFPGLTVQENLELGLLGLKGPKPRSKLDPVLERFPRLAERAQQPATTLSGGEQQMLAMARIMVAEPRAVLIDEPSEGLAPMIVAEIFAILREMKDAGCAIVLVEQNIHEALSICDRFVLVERGAIVFEGNAGDKAAEEELLQRLSV, encoded by the coding sequence ATGCTGAGCATCGAAAACCTTCACAGCCACTATGGCCTCAGCCACGTGATACAGGGCGTCTCGCTCGACGTCGGGCGCGGCGAAATCCTGGGCGTGTTCGGACGCAACGGTGTCGGTAAGACCACGTTGCTCAAGAACATCGCGGGTTGGGTCAAACCCAGCTCCGGCTCCATCAGAATGGACGGAAAACAGATCGGCGGCGACGAGCCGGATGCGATCAACCGCGCCGGTCTTGCCATCGTGCCCGAGGACCGACGCATCTTTCCAGGCCTCACGGTGCAGGAAAACCTCGAACTGGGGCTTTTGGGGCTGAAAGGCCCGAAACCGCGCTCGAAACTCGATCCGGTGCTTGAACGCTTTCCGCGCCTGGCCGAACGCGCGCAGCAACCTGCGACCACCCTGTCAGGCGGCGAACAGCAGATGCTTGCCATGGCGCGGATCATGGTGGCCGAGCCCCGAGCGGTGCTGATCGACGAGCCGTCTGAGGGGCTGGCCCCGATGATCGTCGCTGAGATTTTTGCGATCCTGCGCGAGATGAAAGACGCGGGCTGCGCGATCGTGCTGGTCGAACAGAACATCCACGAGGCACTGTCGATCTGTGACCGCTTCGTGTTGGTCGAACGCGGCGCCATCGTCTTTGAGGGCAACGCCGGGGACAAGGCCGCAGAGGAAGAGCTCCTTCAGCGACTTTCGGTCTGA
- a CDS encoding type II toxin-antitoxin system YhaV family toxin, whose product MSSASVPAQAPLVVNGWSIYAHPLFLDQLEGLNLEVEARKARDSKTWRKKNCSKRLAAIFKLVTKAIPADPGAAAFRQGGTLGDHRKHWFRAKFFQQYRLFYRFNSDAKVIVVAWVNDDKTLRAYGSKTDAYATFKGMLKDGNPPDNFDALLKEAAAADKRFETSLEAVPDR is encoded by the coding sequence ATGAGCAGCGCTAGCGTGCCCGCGCAAGCGCCCCTTGTCGTAAACGGATGGTCGATTTATGCGCATCCACTCTTTCTGGACCAGCTCGAAGGGCTGAACCTGGAGGTCGAGGCGCGTAAGGCGCGCGATTCCAAGACCTGGCGCAAGAAGAACTGCTCGAAGCGGCTGGCAGCCATCTTCAAGCTGGTGACCAAGGCGATACCGGCGGATCCGGGTGCCGCGGCATTCCGGCAAGGCGGCACACTCGGCGATCACCGCAAGCACTGGTTCCGAGCGAAATTCTTCCAGCAGTATCGGTTGTTCTACCGCTTCAACAGCGATGCGAAGGTCATCGTGGTGGCCTGGGTGAACGACGACAAGACCCTGCGCGCCTATGGCAGCAAGACGGATGCCTACGCGACGTTCAAAGGGATGCTGAAAGATGGCAACCCACCTGACAATTTCGACGCGCTGTTGAAAGAAGCTGCAGCGGCGGACAAGCGGTTCGAGACGTCCCTTGAAGCGGTGCCCGATCGGTAA
- a CDS encoding ABC transporter substrate-binding protein, whose product MQTAAVAALVAGSATAQDGPIRVGVVTPISGTYAGIGQQVSWGLDLAAEEINASGGIMGRQIELIYEDSEANPAVAVQKAEKLMTAEDVDFLTGTVNSGATLAVGQVAERAGKLLATTVSFSDAITGEKCSPNVFRVNARAGQQSAALAAWVESEKPGAKVFYLGPDYEMGRSTVAAFKSNAEQVGAKSTGEVFAPLDSKDYSQYFGRIRAAQPEVLYTSVAGNDTVRLFTQMQDFGVRDGLTILGASGTVTSQNIDAIGAAAEGFITGVGYSTLIDSPENKAFVEAFNARNGADPDLYGADSYGLLFAYKKAVEAAGGTGTDEVRAALEGLEWDTPQGVKTIRAGDHQAIQPMYAVQIKDSAFTIANTIDGDAAIGPDTCERF is encoded by the coding sequence TTGCAGACAGCCGCAGTCGCGGCACTTGTCGCGGGGTCGGCCACGGCCCAGGACGGGCCGATCCGCGTCGGCGTGGTGACGCCGATTTCGGGCACCTATGCCGGGATCGGCCAGCAGGTCAGCTGGGGGCTCGACCTCGCGGCGGAGGAGATCAACGCGTCGGGTGGCATCATGGGCCGCCAGATTGAGCTGATCTACGAGGACAGCGAGGCGAACCCGGCGGTCGCCGTGCAGAAAGCTGAAAAGCTGATGACCGCCGAGGATGTCGATTTCCTGACCGGCACCGTCAATTCCGGTGCCACCCTCGCGGTCGGCCAGGTGGCCGAGCGGGCGGGCAAGCTGCTGGCAACGACGGTCTCCTTCTCTGACGCCATCACCGGCGAGAAATGTTCGCCCAACGTGTTCCGCGTGAACGCGCGGGCAGGCCAGCAATCGGCGGCCCTCGCCGCCTGGGTCGAAAGCGAGAAACCGGGTGCCAAGGTGTTCTACCTCGGCCCGGACTACGAGATGGGCCGCTCGACCGTCGCCGCATTCAAAAGCAACGCGGAACAGGTCGGTGCCAAATCGACTGGCGAAGTTTTTGCGCCACTCGATTCCAAGGACTACAGCCAGTATTTCGGTCGAATCCGTGCCGCCCAGCCTGAAGTCCTCTATACTTCGGTCGCGGGCAACGACACCGTGCGCCTGTTCACCCAGATGCAGGATTTCGGTGTGCGTGACGGGCTGACCATCCTCGGCGCGTCCGGCACCGTGACCAGCCAGAACATCGACGCCATCGGCGCCGCCGCCGAAGGGTTCATCACCGGGGTCGGCTATTCGACCCTGATCGACAGCCCGGAAAACAAGGCGTTCGTCGAGGCATTCAATGCCCGCAACGGGGCCGATCCGGACCTTTACGGTGCCGACAGCTATGGCCTGCTTTTTGCCTACAAGAAGGCGGTCGAAGCGGCGGGCGGCACCGGCACGGACGAGGTGCGCGCAGCACTCGAAGGGCTTGAATGGGACACGCCCCAGGGCGTCAAGACGATCCGCGCGGGTGACCACCAGGCGATCCAGCCGATGTACGCGGTGCAGATCAAGGACAGCGCGTTCACCATCGCCAATACCATCGACGGCGACGCCGCCATCGGCCCGGACACATGTGAACGCTTCTAG
- a CDS encoding branched-chain amino acid ABC transporter permease: protein MHDRLDISMRANHIFFAALLGIVAIGVVFAAATGDVFYLRLATEALILGGLALSVDILLGFGGLLSLGQALYFGIGAYVSALVLRDVPSFWLALGTATLASLVAGIVGGLIANRVRGVYFALITFGMAQVVAKIVYNTRELGASDGLIGVPVLEIPLGVATISAGDPVAFFLLTLAVLTVLYGAVAYLLTTPFGRLVIANKANEKRVPFLGYSTWWPRMVSYVVAALVAGISGALYPMLRGFVSPELMFFATSGNAVIMVILGGVGTLAGALYGAMILTFLKSVVGSYTEHHLIAIGLIFICAILFLPKGLIGLIKPRLETRLRDSELRRAPDAETSKGATS from the coding sequence ATGCATGACCGTCTGGATATTTCGATGCGGGCCAACCACATCTTCTTTGCCGCCCTTCTGGGCATCGTCGCAATCGGCGTCGTCTTTGCCGCCGCGACTGGCGACGTGTTCTATCTGCGCCTTGCCACCGAAGCGCTGATCCTCGGCGGGCTGGCCCTGTCGGTGGACATCCTGCTGGGGTTTGGGGGGCTGCTCAGCCTCGGACAGGCGCTCTATTTCGGGATCGGGGCCTATGTCTCGGCGCTGGTGCTGCGCGATGTGCCGTCGTTCTGGCTGGCGCTTGGCACAGCTACCCTTGCGTCGCTGGTCGCGGGCATCGTCGGCGGGCTGATCGCCAACCGGGTGCGCGGCGTCTATTTCGCGCTTATCACCTTCGGCATGGCCCAGGTGGTCGCCAAGATCGTCTACAACACCCGCGAACTGGGCGCGTCCGACGGTTTGATCGGCGTGCCCGTGCTTGAAATTCCGCTCGGGGTGGCAACGATCTCTGCCGGCGATCCGGTCGCGTTCTTCCTGCTGACGCTGGCAGTCCTCACGGTCCTCTACGGCGCGGTCGCCTATCTTCTGACCACGCCGTTCGGTCGTCTGGTCATCGCCAACAAGGCCAATGAAAAGCGCGTTCCGTTTCTGGGCTATTCGACGTGGTGGCCGCGGATGGTGTCCTATGTGGTGGCGGCGCTGGTCGCGGGCATTTCCGGCGCGCTCTACCCAATGCTGCGCGGCTTCGTGTCGCCCGAACTGATGTTCTTTGCCACCTCGGGCAATGCGGTCATCATGGTCATCCTCGGCGGGGTCGGAACACTGGCGGGTGCGCTTTACGGCGCGATGATCCTGACCTTCCTCAAGTCCGTCGTCGGCAGCTACACCGAGCACCACCTGATCGCCATTGGCCTGATCTTCATCTGCGCGATCCTGTTCCTGCCCAAGGGGCTGATCGGATTGATCAAACCCCGGCTCGAAACCCGCCTGCGCGACAGTGAACTGCGCAGAGCGCCGGACGCAGAAACGTCAAAGGGGGCCACGTCATGA
- a CDS encoding ABC transporter ATP-binding protein: protein MTPILQTDRLGISFGGLRAVDAISFDALPNQITTVIGPNGAGKTTLFNLISGALKPGSGSVNLDGRDVTRAGPAELQRAGLARSFQITNLFFDMTVRENLRLATQVLEPASHLMRPLRRTGRAANKVDELIARFELHDKVHEQVGYLSHGEQRRLEIAMCLACEPKVLMLDEPTQGMSHADTEETEALIRGLTDHVSILLIEHDIGIVMAVSDHVIVMHQGQKIADGTPTEVRANPAVQAAYFGHG, encoded by the coding sequence ATGACGCCGATCCTGCAAACCGACCGCCTGGGCATCTCCTTTGGCGGGTTGAGGGCCGTCGATGCCATCTCCTTCGATGCTCTGCCAAATCAGATCACGACCGTGATCGGGCCAAATGGCGCGGGCAAGACGACGCTGTTCAACCTGATTTCCGGTGCGCTGAAGCCGGGCAGCGGCAGTGTCAATCTGGATGGCCGTGACGTGACACGCGCCGGTCCGGCCGAACTGCAACGCGCCGGCCTCGCACGGTCGTTCCAGATCACCAACCTGTTCTTCGACATGACCGTGCGCGAGAACCTCAGGCTTGCCACGCAGGTGCTTGAGCCTGCCTCGCACCTGATGCGTCCGCTGCGCCGCACGGGGCGCGCGGCAAACAAGGTCGACGAGTTGATCGCCCGTTTCGAATTGCACGACAAGGTCCACGAACAGGTCGGTTATCTCAGCCATGGCGAACAACGCCGGCTGGAGATCGCGATGTGCCTCGCGTGCGAACCCAAGGTGCTGATGCTGGACGAGCCGACCCAGGGCATGAGCCACGCTGATACCGAGGAGACCGAGGCGCTGATCCGCGGCCTGACGGATCACGTGTCGATCCTGCTGATCGAACACGACATCGGGATCGTCATGGCGGTGTCTGACCACGTCATCGTCATGCACCAGGGCCAGAAGATCGCGGATGGCACACCAACCGAGGTGCGCGCGAATCCCGCCGTCCAGGCGGCCTATTTCGGACATGGATAA